The genomic stretch CCGACGAGCCCACCCGTTCCGCGGCACTCAGGAGGAAGACCTCGCCACCGGCCTCGCCCGCCACCAGCGACCCCTCCCGCTCCCCACCATCAGGCCGCGGCGGGGGCCGGCGGGTGTGGGTGCGGGAGCGGAGCACGGAGTGGTGGGACCGCCTCAGCAACCCCACCTGCCCAGACCCCGAGTTCCGCGCGGCCTTCCGCATGTCGCGCGCCACCTTCGACGCGCTCTGCGACGACCtcagcgccgccgtcgccaaggAGGACACCGCCCTCCGCGCCGCCATCCCGGTCCACCAGCGCGTCGCCGTCTGCCTCTGGCGCCTGGCCACCGGCGAGCCCCTCCGCGAGGTCTCCCGCCGCTTCGGGCTCGGCATCTCCACCTGCCACAACATCGTGCTCCAGGTCTGCGCGGCCCTCACCACCGTCCTCCTCCCGCGCACCATCCGCTGGCCGCACGACCTCTCCTCCACCGCCTTCCACAACACATCAGGCATCCCCGGCGTCGTCGGCGCGCTCTGCACCGACCACATCCCCATCGGCCCGCCCAAGGACGGGGTGGCCGACTACTACAACCGCCGCCTCACCGAGCGCAACAGCAAAGCCTCCTACTCCGTCGCCATCCAGGCCGTCGTCGCCCCGGACGGCGCCTTCACCGACATCAGCATCGGCCTGCCGGGCTCCCTCTCCGACGCCGCCGTCCTCGACCGCTCCGCCCTACACTCCAGCTGCCAGTCCGGTGCCCTCGGGCCCCACCACCGCCTCGTCGGCGGCAAAAGCTACCCGCTCACCGACTGGATGCTGGTCCCCTACGCGCACCACAACCTCACCTGGGCGCAGCACGCCTTCAACGAGCGCGtcgcggcggcgcgcgccgccgcgcagGCCGCGTTCCGGAACCTCAAGGCGCGCTGGCGGTGCCTGCAGCGCCGCGCCGAGCCCAAGCTCCCCGACCTCCACAACATGATCGGGGCCTGCTGCGTGCTGCACAACTTCTGCCAGCGCAGCGGCGAGGAGGTCGACCCCGAGCTCCTCGTCGACATCGACAACCACTTCGCCGACGAAGTCGTCGCGGCTGAGCCCGTGCGATCCGCCGCGGCTGAGAAGGAGCGGGACAGGATCGCGCACGACCTACTACACGGCGGACACGCAGTCACATTCTTTTAGGCTTTAGCTGTCTTTCTCTTTGTAATTTGAGCTACTGCTCTTCCATGAAGGCATGGAAGACTCCCCCAGTAGTAGATCACAACATGCAGCTTTCGGACATGATTAGGAATTCCATTCTTTTATGTACTGTATGTTCCAAGAACACATAATGCACGTAGTGCAGGCAAGTAGCCAGCCAAATTTACTGTAAGTATTATCATCATGTGGAAGGAATTTACAAGATTCATGTGTTTACATATAAATTGCCTTGAGTTATATCGTACCATACTGACAGCATTTTCAATGGTCGCAGACCATGACCTGAGTACATGACCTGCTATCAATCTATCATCATGTGGTATACATCTCATTTACTTCACTGGTATGTACAAGGCACAATAATAATTTGCTGAGCGTGTAGCTGATTCCTGCACCCAGTTAGGTAGTAAAATGGGTCATGTGTTGTCAGAGACAATGGAAGATAGAGAAATTTCGCGAAGCTAATTAACACTCTGCACAGTGAGAACCCAGCGTATTGACTATTGACAAACACAAAGTTCAGTTTAGATTAAATAAACATTATAAAGAGAGCAGGTGAAGCAGTAATGTCAACTAAGAGAAACAAGTTGTAACATAAATCATGAAACGGTGGACATGGGTCTTCTCCTCTTATGTCAAAAGGATGGGAATGTGGCTGCCAAAGTCATGTGGGCATAATACATTTGAGATTATTATAAATCCACTGACCAGACTTCTAAATGATAATCTGTCAACATCAGTCAATCAGTGTTGAAGTGTTGGGTCAACTATAACATCAAGACCTTCTTACACCTTGCAACAATTTGATATAGGACGGTTACTGCAAACCAAGCACAAGCCTTTCAAGAGTAAGAGATACAGTTTTACCCTGGAAGGCTTCCTTGTTTGTTGACCATGTCTCCCACACAAATACCCAGGCAAGCATCCAGGCAAATTTACTGTAAGTAGTATTATCATCATGTGAAAGGAATTTACAAGATTCATGTGTTGACATATAAATTGCCTTGAGTAATATCGCACCATACTGACAGCATTTTCAGTGCTCGAATACCATGACCTGAGTAGTACATCACTTGCTATCAATCTATCATCATGTGGTATACATCTCGTTTACTTGACTGATATGTACAAGGCACAACCTGAATTGCCCCAGACAGACCTTATTTACTGAACAGCAAGACATGCAACAAGGTCGTTGGATCATACTAGCATAATGCTATGAGATGTTCCAATTGGAAATCAACCTCTCGGTTGCTACACTTGAGTGAATTCCAACGCGTTTCCATCCGGGTCTCGTGCAAAGATCGCTGGTCGCCCGGATTTGCTCAGCGTGTAGCTGATTCCTGCACCCAGTTAGGTAGTAAAATGGGTCATGTGTTGTCAGGGACAATGGAAGATAGAGAAATTTCGCGAAGCTAATTAACACTATGCACAGTGAGAACCCAGCGTATTGACTATTGACAAACACAAAGTTCAGTTTAGATTCAATAAACATTATAAAGAGAGCAGGTGAAGCGGTAATGTCAACTAAGAGAAACAAGTTGCAGCATGAATCATGAAACGGTGGACATGGGTCTTCTCCTCTTATGTCAAAAGGATGGGAATGTGGCTGCCAAAGTCATGTGGGCGTAATACGTTTGAGATTATTATAAATCCACTGACCAGACTTATAAATGATAATCTGTCAACATCGGTCAATCAGTGTTGAAGTGTTGAGTCAACTATAACATCAAGACCTTCTTACACCTTGCAACAATTTGATATAGGATGGTTACTGCAAACCAAGCACAAGCCTTTCAAGAGTAAGAGATACAGTTTTACCCTGGAAGGCTTCCTTGTTTGTTGACCATGTCTCCCAcacaaatacccaagcaagtatcCAGGCAAATTTACTGTAAGTAGTATTATCATCATGTGAAAGGAATTTACAAGATTCATGTGTTGACATATAAATTGCCTTGAGTAATATCGCACCATACTGACAGCATTTTCAGTGCTCGAATACCATGACCTGAGTAGTACATCACTTGCTATCAATCTATCATCATGTGGTATACATCTCCTTTACTTGACTGATATGTACAAGGCACAACCTGAATTGCCCCAGACAGACCTTATTTACTAAACAGCAAGACATGCAACAAGGTCCCAATTGGAAATCAACCTCTCGGTTGCTACACTTGAGTGAATTCCAACGCGTTTCCATCCGGATCTCGGGAAAAGATCGCTGGTCGCCCAGATTTGCTGAGCGTGTAGCTGATTCCTGCACCCAGTTAGGGAGTAAAAATGGTCATGTGTTGTCAGGGACAATGGAAGATAGAGAAATTTGGCAAACACAGTGAGAACCCAGCGTATTGACAAACACAAAGTGCAATGCAAATTAAATAAACACTATAAAAGAGCAGGTGAAGTCAACTAAGAGAAACAAGTTGTAACATAAATCATGAACCGGTGGACATGGGTCTTCTCCTCTTATGTCAAAAGGATGGGAATATGGCTGCCAAAGTCATGTGGGCGTAATACGTTCGAGATTATTATAAATCCACTGACCAGACTTCTACATGATTATCTGTCAACATCGGTCAATCAGTGTTGAAGTGTTGAGTCAACTATAACACCAAGACCTCCTTACACCTTGCAACAATTTGCTATAGGATGGTTACTTTAAACCAAGCACAAGCCTTTCAAGAGTAAAGACATACAGTTTTACCCAGGGAGGCTTCCTTGTTTGTTGACCATGTTTCCCACACAAAATACCCAGACTAAAGCTACAGTTACAATTTTTGGAAGAACCATACCGCAGTCTTAATAATTCCGCTCTAACAGTACACGCTGATAtagttatttatatctctataacCATACTATCATGGTAAACGCCATGGCACAGTACTACAAGTTCAATTTTGAGTACTGTACTATTGATCCTCGGGTTACGGCAGTTCATATTTAAATTGAAAATTTTAACTTATAGTGTTGATACATGAGTGTGTCCAGGTCCTTTTGGAGCTTACGTGTTCAGTTGCTGACTTGTAGCCGTTGGCACCTTTGTGCTACTTATGGAAGTAATGTAAGGCTAGATGTTCTACTACCAATTACGGAGGTCGCCAAGTAGAGAAAAAAAGGTAGTAAAAAGGGTCATGTGTTGTCAGGAACAATGGAGGATAGAGAAATTCCGCTAAGCTAATTCACACTGCACAGTGAGAACCCAGCGTATTGACAAACACAAATTTCAGTTTAGATTAAATAAACGTATAAAGAGAGCAGGTGAAGCAGTAATGTCAACTAAGAGGAAATAAGTTTGTAACATAAATAATGAAATGGTGGACAtgggtcttctcctcttgtgtcaAAATGGACGGGAATGCGGATGCCAGAGTCATGTGGGCGAAATATGTTTGAGATTATTATAAATCCACTGACCAGACTTCTACAAGATTATCTGTCAACATCAGTCAATCAGTGTTGAAGTGTTGAGTCAACTACAACATCAAGACCTACTTACACCTTGCAACAATTTGCTATAGGATGGTTACTGTAAACCAAGCACAAGCTAGCCTTTCAAGAGTAAGACATACAGTTTTACCCAGGGAGGCTTCCTTCTTTGTTAACCATGTCTCCCCACACAAATACCCATACTAAAGCTGAAGTTACAATTTTTGGAAGAACAATACCGCAGTCTTAATAACTCCACTCTAACAGTACATGCTGATATAGTTATGTATATCTCTATAACCATACTACCATGGTAAACGACATGGCACAGTTCTACAAGTTCAATCGAGTACTGTACTATTGATCCACGGGTTACGGCAGTTCATGTTAAATTGACAAATTTAACTTATAGTGTTGATACACGAGTGTGTCCAGGTCCTTTTGGAGCTTATGTGTTCAGTTGCTGACTTGTAGCCGTTGGCACCATTGTGCTACTTATGGAAGTAATGTAAGGCTAGAGAAAAAAAGTATTTGCCCACTGTAGCCAGTGTGTTTATTCGCAACAGGGAAAAATAGAGTAAGAATAAGGAAATACCAGCTTTGTCGAAAATTTCTTTCAATTTCAACACATCTTTGATTGCTATACAGGTATGACGATCACGTCCACCATGCTCTGGGCGTCCTGTCAGTGGATCCGGATTTGGCAACTCCATCAAGTGGATCATCTCAGAGCCAACCCAGAGCCAAGCACCTCTGTACGGTAGCTTGTCATTTGGCCTAGCAAGATTCACCTTAAGACCTGAAATACCAACAATattgttttactttacaagcagtGGATACAAACATGTAATATGTACAAGTTAAAGTAACTCACCAAGGATGTCCTGGTAGAAGGCTATTGACCTTTCAAGATTTTCACATAGTATTCCAACATGGTGAATACTAACAACTCCATATTCCGGTTCTGCATTAAACATCAGAAATGATTTTCATTCACACTAAGGAAAATCATGGAACTTTGACCCAAAATTTGGTTAAGACCGATAGGACTGCAGAATGCTCCAGGACGTTAAGCAAATTAAACTTTTAATGGTCTCCTTGTACAGAGAGGCCAAGGCCTACCTAGCACTTGTGTTTTGATGTTGGAAGTATTCTataacatgcaaataaaatctagTGAACACCGAGCACTTATAATTTTAGAGAAAATGTACACCATGTACATTGACTGAGGTGGACTTTGTCAGCAACCCTGGCTACTGTTTTCTGTTAAGCAAGAAATATAGTCGAAACAGTTGCAATTACAATTTTGCTAATTCAGTACCACCTACTACAAGCATGTTGCTGTTTGAGGTTTTAATACCTAAAATATTGGCATGGAATTGCGACTTTCAAAGAACAATTTGTCAACGCTTACATTGCTAGCGAAGTTGTGTAATCCTCTAAATTGACCCTCATCTCAAAAAGACAAACACAAATAGCTTCCAGAATTGGATCTGCAAGCTAGTACAAAGTTGCAGTTTGCAGATCCAATCCTAGTCGTACTGATCTAACTTCACATGAATAAGTTTATTGGACATCCATATCCCAAACTGAGGGAGCAA from Lolium rigidum isolate FL_2022 chromosome 4, APGP_CSIRO_Lrig_0.1, whole genome shotgun sequence encodes the following:
- the LOC124647284 gene encoding protein ALP1-like; protein product: MSTYVTPFTPIPSFFDAPAVGADYDQSSLMAFLMNDDFTTDALFAYADNTPPTTAPPAPPSSAAPLPPAPPAAQTSHGRKRALTPTAADEPTRSAALRRKTSPPASPATSDPSRSPPSGRGGGRRVWVRERSTEWWDRLSNPTCPDPEFRAAFRMSRATFDALCDDLSAAVAKEDTALRAAIPVHQRVAVCLWRLATGEPLREVSRRFGLGISTCHNIVLQVCAALTTVLLPRTIRWPHDLSSTAFHNTSGIPGVVGALCTDHIPIGPPKDGVADYYNRRLTERNSKASYSVAIQAVVAPDGAFTDISIGLPGSLSDAAVLDRSALHSSCQSGALGPHHRLVGGKSYPLTDWMLVPYAHHNLTWAQHAFNERVAAARAAAQAAFRNLKARWRCLQRRAEPKLPDLHNMIGACCVLHNFCQRSGEEVDPELLVDIDNHFADEVVAAEPVRSAAAEKERDRIAHDLLHGGHAVTFF
- the LOC124648979 gene encoding glyoxylase I 4-like isoform X2; the protein is MAMRCLSSLPLLSPSGSRKACAVVKTHPANSAAAHRRIRTHMSVATGGEQALTAQEQFQEPEYGVVSIHHVGILCENLERSIAFYQDILGLKVNLARPNDKLPYRGAWLWVGSEMIHLMELPNPDPLTGRPEHGGRDRHTCIAIKDVLKLKEIFDKAGISYTLSKSGRPAIFARDPDGNALEFTQV
- the LOC124648979 gene encoding glyoxylase I 4-like isoform X1, with product MAMRCLSSLPLLSPSGSRKACAVVKTHPANSAAAHRRIRTHMSVATGGEQALTAQEQFQEPEYGVVSIHHVGILCENLERSIAFYQDILGLKVNLARPNDKLPYRGAWLWVGSEMIHLMELPNPDPLTGRPEHGGRDRHTCIAIKDVLKLKEIFDKAGISYTLSKSGRPAIFSRDPDGNALEFTQV